In a single window of the Myxococcus fulvus genome:
- the alr gene encoding alanine racemase, with the protein MESIGGGPGDAAHTSWLELSAGALRHNVEVFRALEGGKGPSGALGVVLKGNAYGHGLSQVLPVVHGLVDILYFIAPQDALRVREHERAQGLAPRQVVVLGAVAPQEAVVLAREGVEVVVADRGWEAAVPVLRAAGLARPLRVHVHIDTGLGREGFTLEQLPGETRFLMDARDVLEVVGGLSHFANTEDVTEQGYALAQVDAFETGLGLLSAQLGTGRVLQRHIAASAATLVLPRARYEARRVGISLYGLWPSAETRLSARLVLGEVPSLRPVLSWRCASQVVKWLPANAYVGYGCTYRTSEPTRIAVLPVGYYDGYPRLASGKAHVLVNGRRCAVLGRVMMNHLIVDVTRATPDERPVTATLMGRDGEESITAEALAGWAQTIHYEVVTRLGAHLRRVVVE; encoded by the coding sequence GTGGAGTCCATTGGTGGCGGGCCTGGGGACGCGGCTCATACCTCGTGGTTGGAGCTGAGCGCGGGTGCGCTGAGGCACAACGTGGAGGTGTTCCGGGCGCTGGAGGGGGGCAAGGGGCCCTCGGGGGCACTGGGGGTGGTGCTCAAGGGCAACGCCTACGGGCACGGGCTGTCGCAGGTGCTGCCGGTGGTCCACGGGCTGGTGGACATCCTCTATTTCATCGCGCCGCAGGACGCGCTGCGGGTGCGGGAGCACGAGCGGGCCCAGGGCCTCGCTCCCCGGCAGGTGGTGGTGCTGGGGGCGGTGGCGCCCCAGGAGGCGGTGGTGCTGGCGCGGGAGGGCGTGGAGGTGGTGGTGGCCGACCGTGGCTGGGAGGCCGCGGTGCCGGTGCTGCGCGCGGCGGGGCTGGCTCGGCCGCTGCGGGTGCACGTCCACATCGACACGGGCCTGGGGCGCGAGGGCTTCACGTTGGAGCAGCTGCCCGGCGAGACGCGCTTCCTCATGGACGCGCGCGACGTGCTGGAGGTGGTGGGCGGGTTGAGCCACTTCGCCAACACGGAGGACGTGACGGAGCAGGGGTACGCGCTGGCGCAGGTGGACGCGTTCGAGACGGGGCTGGGGTTGCTGTCGGCGCAGCTGGGGACCGGGCGGGTGTTGCAGCGCCACATCGCCGCGAGCGCCGCGACGTTGGTGTTGCCCCGGGCGCGCTATGAGGCGCGGCGGGTGGGGATTTCGTTGTACGGGCTGTGGCCGTCGGCGGAGACGCGGCTGTCGGCGCGGCTGGTGCTGGGGGAGGTGCCGTCGCTGCGGCCGGTGTTGTCGTGGCGGTGCGCAAGCCAGGTGGTGAAGTGGCTGCCGGCGAATGCGTACGTGGGCTATGGCTGCACGTACCGGACGTCGGAGCCCACGCGCATCGCGGTATTGCCGGTGGGGTACTACGACGGCTACCCGAGGCTGGCGTCGGGCAAGGCGCACGTGCTGGTGAACGGGCGGCGGTGCGCGGTGCTGGGCCGCGTGATGATGAACCACCTCATCGTGGATGTGACGCGGGCGACGCCGGATGAGCGCCCCGTGACGGCGACGCTGATGGGCCGCGACGGCGAGGAGTCCATCACCGCCGAGGCGCTCGCGGGCTGGGCGCAGACCATCCACTACGAAGTGGTCACGCGCCTGGGCGCGCACCTGCGGCGCGTGGTGGTGGAGTAG
- a CDS encoding lysophospholipid acyltransferase family protein, with product MSASAPISDHVVPVTNAPKMPAEHLRRIVGTPPGALMKLLTRPVFAFITWLSPESRDALARFVGNLAYTLGIRRRVVMDNLARGLPEKSDAERRDIARGAYINMSRVVLESIPGGDRLPADWGEQGVVGQEAWDALRARVATGKGVLLVTAHFGNWELLGDMMIRWGVGIDALVRPLKGALNTRIAENRLGCGAGLIYPRGAIQEISEAVDRGESPYMLLDQALPAKAAVFVPFFGRLASTTPACAVAAQRTGAPVYVVMGVRGGKGARFRLEVEGPIPQPAPGECADPVTEHTARITAALERCIRKYPDQWMWLHRRWKVQPPASTDAKS from the coding sequence GTGTCCGCCTCCGCTCCCATTTCCGACCATGTCGTCCCGGTAACGAACGCCCCGAAGATGCCCGCGGAGCACCTGCGCCGCATCGTCGGCACGCCGCCCGGCGCGCTGATGAAGCTCCTGACGCGGCCCGTCTTCGCCTTCATCACCTGGCTGTCGCCCGAGTCGCGCGACGCGCTCGCCCGCTTCGTGGGCAATCTGGCGTACACGCTGGGCATCCGTCGCCGCGTGGTGATGGACAACCTGGCGCGCGGGCTGCCGGAGAAGAGCGACGCGGAGCGGCGCGACATCGCGCGGGGCGCGTACATCAACATGTCGCGCGTGGTGTTGGAGTCGATTCCCGGCGGGGACCGGCTGCCCGCCGACTGGGGAGAGCAGGGGGTCGTGGGCCAGGAGGCCTGGGACGCGCTGCGGGCCCGGGTGGCCACGGGCAAGGGGGTGCTGCTGGTGACGGCGCACTTCGGCAACTGGGAGCTGCTCGGCGACATGATGATTCGCTGGGGCGTGGGCATCGACGCGCTGGTGCGTCCGCTCAAGGGCGCGCTCAACACACGCATCGCGGAGAACCGGCTGGGCTGCGGCGCGGGGCTCATCTATCCGCGCGGCGCCATCCAGGAGATTTCGGAGGCGGTGGACCGCGGCGAGTCGCCCTACATGCTGCTGGACCAGGCGCTGCCGGCGAAGGCGGCGGTGTTCGTGCCGTTCTTCGGGCGGCTCGCGTCCACCACGCCCGCGTGCGCGGTGGCGGCGCAGCGCACGGGCGCGCCGGTGTACGTGGTGATGGGCGTGCGCGGCGGCAAGGGCGCGCGCTTCCGGCTGGAGGTGGAGGGCCCCATCCCCCAGCCCGCGCCCGGTGAGTGCGCGGACCCGGTGACGGAGCACACCGCGCGCATCACCGCGGCGCTGGAGCGCTGCATCCGCAAGTACCCCGACCAGTGGATGTGGCTGCACCGCCGCTGGAAGGTGCAGCCGCCCGCGTCGACGGACGCGAAGAGCTGA
- a CDS encoding M1 family metallopeptidase produces MPNLLRPVALATVALLSACGARQTPPATEPVATTAAAPSAAAPTPPTLRLPKDVRPKGYTVELTLDPKASAFQGVAEIGLDVSKPTTVVWLHGKNLTVKQATLTQGGTPREATVHKSEAGDFLGFSVKEPLTLGTAKLRIVYEGVASEKETDGAFRVNEGGDWYVFTQFEPIEARRVFPCFDEPEFKVPWQFTFHVPAGNVAVTNTPQLGEEARPDGGRTYRFGRTQPLPSYLIAFGVGPFDFLEAADSGQKKVKTRIITPRGRTVEGTYAAKVTPEILAALEAYFGIPYAYEKLDVIAVPLLGGAMEHPGLVTFNSGLILSKPEEDSIGRQRAFADTQVHELGHQWFGNLVTLAWWDDLWLNESFASWVTPRIIESWQPTWDAPVERVQDRSRSLDSDSLLSARRIRQPIDSANDIHNAFDGITYGKGSAVLTMTEEWLGREVFRKGIQRYMKKHAHGNATAKDFLDALSAEAGQDVTGVLGTFLDQGGAPLVTATLECGAGQPKVVLTQQRYLRLGSKAPQPQTWKVPVCVKYAVGSKDAKACTVLEGERAEVALTEAKTCPAWVFPNAEGAGFFRIQLAGEAAKKLTKTGMAKLSRAERVALLGDVRALALAGALPASEALALVERAAQDPDRAIVESTMEMLDLVSLRLLPESRHADRARFLRETYGPRARELGFAPRKGESEDTRLLRPRVIRLAGRDGADPKLVAEAKGLADKWLVNPAAVDPEMVDAVLSIAAAHGDATFQQKLLTAVRAEKERSRRGEMIFALSGFTDPELVKQNLGLVFEKGMDPRETVWMAFAASQHVKTQGVAFDFVTKNYDKLVGDSPDALLPQDAAGRLSFVGRSFCGEEQRKALADFFTPRAEKAPGGPRTLAQVLESVDQCVALKAAQAQSVESFLDGRVTHPQPKLQKTR; encoded by the coding sequence ATGCCCAACCTGCTCCGTCCGGTGGCGCTGGCCACCGTTGCCCTGTTGTCCGCATGCGGTGCCCGGCAGACTCCGCCGGCCACCGAGCCCGTGGCGACCACCGCCGCGGCTCCCTCCGCCGCGGCCCCCACGCCGCCCACGCTGCGCCTGCCCAAGGACGTCCGTCCCAAGGGCTACACCGTGGAGCTCACCCTGGACCCGAAGGCCTCCGCCTTCCAGGGCGTCGCGGAAATCGGCCTCGACGTGTCGAAGCCCACCACCGTCGTGTGGCTGCACGGCAAGAACCTCACCGTGAAGCAGGCCACGCTGACGCAAGGAGGCACGCCGCGCGAGGCGACCGTGCACAAGAGCGAGGCGGGAGACTTCCTGGGCTTCTCCGTGAAGGAGCCGCTGACACTGGGCACCGCGAAGCTGCGCATCGTCTACGAGGGCGTCGCCTCCGAGAAGGAGACGGACGGCGCCTTCCGCGTGAACGAGGGCGGTGACTGGTATGTCTTCACCCAGTTCGAGCCCATCGAGGCGCGCCGCGTCTTCCCGTGCTTCGACGAGCCCGAGTTCAAGGTGCCCTGGCAGTTCACCTTCCACGTGCCCGCGGGCAACGTGGCCGTCACCAACACGCCGCAGCTGGGCGAGGAGGCCCGCCCCGACGGCGGCCGCACCTACCGCTTCGGCCGCACGCAGCCGTTGCCCAGCTACCTCATCGCCTTCGGCGTGGGCCCGTTCGACTTCCTGGAGGCGGCCGACTCCGGGCAGAAGAAGGTGAAGACGCGCATCATCACCCCGCGCGGCCGCACCGTGGAGGGCACGTACGCCGCCAAGGTGACGCCCGAAATCCTCGCCGCGCTGGAGGCGTACTTCGGCATCCCCTACGCGTACGAGAAGCTGGACGTCATCGCGGTGCCGCTGCTCGGCGGCGCCATGGAGCACCCGGGCCTGGTGACGTTCAACTCGGGGCTCATCCTGTCCAAGCCGGAGGAGGACTCCATCGGCCGGCAGCGCGCCTTCGCGGACACGCAGGTGCACGAGCTGGGGCACCAGTGGTTCGGCAACCTCGTCACCCTGGCGTGGTGGGACGACCTGTGGCTCAACGAGTCCTTCGCGTCCTGGGTGACGCCGCGAATCATCGAGTCCTGGCAGCCGACGTGGGACGCGCCGGTGGAGCGGGTGCAGGACCGCAGCCGCTCGCTGGACTCGGACAGCCTCTTGTCCGCGCGCCGCATCCGCCAGCCCATCGACAGCGCCAATGACATCCACAACGCCTTCGACGGCATCACCTACGGCAAGGGCTCCGCGGTGCTGACCATGACGGAGGAGTGGCTGGGGCGCGAGGTGTTCCGCAAGGGCATCCAGCGCTACATGAAGAAGCACGCGCACGGCAACGCCACGGCGAAGGACTTCCTGGACGCGCTGTCGGCGGAGGCCGGGCAGGACGTGACGGGCGTGCTGGGCACGTTCCTGGACCAGGGCGGCGCGCCGCTGGTGACGGCGACGCTCGAGTGTGGCGCGGGCCAGCCCAAGGTGGTGCTCACCCAGCAGCGCTACCTGCGCCTGGGCTCCAAGGCGCCCCAGCCGCAGACGTGGAAGGTGCCCGTGTGCGTGAAGTACGCGGTGGGCAGCAAGGACGCGAAGGCGTGCACGGTGCTGGAGGGCGAGCGCGCCGAGGTGGCGCTGACGGAGGCGAAGACGTGCCCGGCCTGGGTGTTCCCCAACGCGGAGGGCGCGGGGTTCTTCCGCATCCAGCTGGCGGGCGAGGCGGCGAAGAAGCTGACGAAGACGGGCATGGCGAAGCTGTCGCGCGCGGAGCGGGTGGCGCTCCTGGGCGACGTGCGGGCGCTGGCGCTGGCCGGGGCGCTGCCGGCCTCGGAGGCGCTGGCCCTGGTGGAGCGCGCGGCGCAGGACCCGGACCGGGCCATCGTCGAGAGCACCATGGAGATGCTGGACCTGGTGAGCTTGCGGCTGCTGCCGGAGAGCCGTCATGCGGACCGGGCGCGCTTCCTGCGTGAGACGTACGGTCCCCGGGCCCGGGAGCTGGGCTTCGCGCCGCGCAAGGGTGAGAGCGAGGACACGCGGCTGCTTCGTCCCCGCGTGATTCGTCTCGCGGGCCGCGACGGCGCGGACCCGAAGCTGGTGGCGGAGGCGAAGGGGCTCGCGGACAAGTGGCTGGTCAATCCCGCGGCGGTGGACCCGGAGATGGTGGACGCGGTGCTCTCCATCGCCGCGGCGCACGGGGACGCGACCTTCCAGCAGAAGCTGCTGACGGCGGTGCGCGCGGAGAAGGAGCGCTCGCGGCGCGGGGAGATGATCTTCGCGCTGAGCGGCTTCACGGACCCGGAGCTGGTGAAGCAGAACCTGGGGCTCGTCTTCGAGAAGGGGATGGACCCGCGCGAGACGGTGTGGATGGCGTTCGCGGCCTCGCAGCACGTGAAGACGCAGGGCGTGGCGTTCGACTTCGTGACGAAGAACTACGACAAGCTCGTGGGCGACTCGCCGGACGCGCTGCTGCCGCAGGACGCGGCGGGGCGGCTGTCCTTCGTGGGCCGCTCGTTCTGCGGTGAGGAGCAGCGCAAGGCGCTGGCGGACTTCTTCACGCCGCGCGCCGAGAAGGCCCCGGGTGGGCCGCGCACGCTGGCGCAGGTGCTGGAGTCGGTGGACCAGTGCGTGGCGCTGAAGGCCGCGCAGGCCCAGAGCGTCGAGTCGTTCCTCGACGGGCGCGTCACCCACCCCCAGCCGAAGCTGCAGAAGACGCGCTGA
- a CDS encoding enoyl-CoA hydratase has translation MSDTLLTKREAGVLTLTFNRPEKKNAFTHAMYEAATAALQQAATDDEVRAVLLIGAGTVFTAGNDIGDFMEHPPAGEDSAVFLFLKALVDAPKPVLAAVDGPAVGIGTTMLLHCDYVIATERARFHMPFVQLGLCAEGASSLLLPRMAGYALASELLLFGEPFDAATALRAGIVNKVVPDASLHEVATERARTLASRPAEAVRVTKELIRGPLREQTHATLAREGAKFIERLGSTEAQEAFMAFMSRGRK, from the coding sequence ATGTCCGACACGTTGCTGACGAAGCGGGAAGCGGGGGTCCTCACCCTCACCTTCAACCGACCCGAGAAGAAGAACGCCTTCACGCATGCGATGTACGAGGCGGCCACCGCCGCGCTCCAGCAGGCGGCGACGGACGACGAGGTCCGCGCGGTGCTGCTCATCGGCGCCGGCACCGTCTTCACCGCGGGCAACGACATCGGCGACTTCATGGAGCACCCGCCCGCGGGCGAGGACAGCGCCGTGTTCCTCTTCCTCAAGGCGCTGGTGGACGCGCCCAAGCCCGTGCTCGCGGCGGTGGACGGCCCGGCGGTGGGCATCGGCACCACCATGCTGCTGCACTGTGACTACGTCATCGCCACCGAGCGCGCCCGCTTCCACATGCCCTTCGTGCAGCTGGGTCTGTGCGCCGAGGGCGCCAGCAGCCTGCTCCTGCCGCGCATGGCTGGCTACGCCCTGGCCAGCGAGCTGCTCCTGTTCGGCGAGCCCTTCGACGCGGCCACCGCCCTGCGCGCCGGCATCGTCAACAAGGTCGTCCCCGACGCGAGCCTCCACGAGGTCGCCACCGAGCGCGCCCGCACCCTGGCCTCCCGCCCCGCCGAGGCCGTGCGCGTCACGAAGGAGCTGATTCGCGGCCCGCTGCGCGAGCAGACCCACGCCACGCTCGCGCGCGAGGGCGCGAAGTTCATCGAGCGCCTGGGCTCCACGGAGGCCCAGGAGGCCTTCATGGCGTTCATGTCGCGCGGCCGGAAGTAA